A section of the Triticum dicoccoides isolate Atlit2015 ecotype Zavitan chromosome 7A, WEW_v2.0, whole genome shotgun sequence genome encodes:
- the LOC119330510 gene encoding OVARIAN TUMOR DOMAIN-containing deubiquitinating enzyme 11-like, with product MSEQQDHVSKSSSSSISTSTQESEEEVSVTIGSLLAQARNDKGHSLGRRLLHLGSVPHHPRVNGEIPNVDNATLDHERLLERLGTYGLAEFQIEGDGNCQFRALADQIFRNPEYHKQVRKAVMKQLKEFRKRYEGYVPMEYKVYLKKMKRSGEWGDHLTLQAAADRFGAKICLLTSFRDTCLIEIVPRDLTPTRELWLSFWCEVHYNSLYATDDLLTRKTKKKHWLF from the exons ATGTCTGAACAACAGGATCATGTTAGTAAAAGCTCGAGCTCTAGCATCAGCACCAGCACTCAGGaaagcgaggaggaggtgtccgtAACTATCGGTAGCCTCCTCGCTCAAGCAAGGAACGACAAAGGACATAGTCTTGGGAGGCGCCTCTTGCATTTGGGTTCAGTCCCG CACCATCCTCGAGTTAATGGAGAGATTCCTAATGTTGATAATGCAACCTTGGATCATGAAAGATTGTTGGAAAG GTTGGGGACATATGGTTTGGCCGAGTTTCAAATAGAGGGAGATGGGAATTGTCAG TTTCGAGCTCTGGCAGACCAGATTTTTCGCAATCCTGAATATCACAAACAAGTGAGGAAGGCAGTCATGAAGCAG CTGAAGGAATTCAGAAAACGCTATGAAGGCTATGTACCAATGGAATATAAGGTGTACTTGAAGAAAATGAAAAG ATCCGGGGAATGGGGGGATCATCTGACCTTACAAGCGGCTGCAGACCGG TTTGGTGCCAAAATTTGCTTACTGACGTCATTTAGAGACACCTGCTTAATTGAGATAGTCCCAAGGGACCTGACTCCTACAAGAG AGCTTTGGCTTAGCTTCTGGTGTGAAGTACACTACAATTCCTTGTATGCGACTGACG ACCTCCTGACTCGCAAAACTAAGAAGAAGCATTGGTTGTTCTAG